TCGACCGTCGTCCGCGACTGGTCGCGTGACTCCGCGCCGGCGGTCGTCGACGGGTCCCCGCGCGTCTCTCTTCCCTGGCCCGCGGACCGATCGGTCCTGGCACCGCTCGTGGCGTCGTCGGCCCCCTCGGAGGCGGCGTCGCTCGTCGGCTGCGGGTCCCCACCACCGTGGGAGGTGTCGCCACCCGGCGCCCCCTGCGTCGTCGGCGATCCGGGTATCTCGATCGGCTCGATGTCGGCGGGGAACACCTCGTAGATGCCGACCTCGTCGTCGGCCTGCTGGAAGGCCTCGTCACCGGTGACCAACTGTTCGGATGTCCCGACCCAGGCGACGCTCATCGATCGCCCCTGGTGATAGACGACGTAGTAGTCCCCCGAGAGGACGTTCTCGGAGAGTTCGACGTAGCCGGTGAAGTTGCCGTCGGAGAGCGTCGCATCGACATCCGAGATCGAGGTGTCTTCGGTGTAGTACTGCCCCTGTGACTCCTGGCCCTGTGCCTGCATCACTGCCAGCAACGGGAGGGATTCGTGGGGTGCCTCGCGGGCGGTTCCCTCGGCGTCCTCGTAGTCCTCGATGTCGCCGTCGACGATCCCGATGACAGTCCCGTTGAGCATGAACAGACGGGCCGGCCCAGCGACGACGGCGCCGGAGAACTCCCGGTCGGCGAGCGTTCGGAGCCCCTCGTACCCACCGCGAACGGAGACCGGCTCCCACTCGTCGACCTGGTCGACAGTACGGCTACTCATTACCCTACCAAGCCACATTACCGACAAATAGTTTGTGCCCCCGTTCCCGGACGGCCGTGGCGGGATGGCTCGCGCTCCCACGCACGCGAGGTCCGATGCACATATGTCCTGTGAGCCGTAACTCCGGGTATGGACGAGGAACCAGGGTTGAGCGACCAGTATCCGACCGCGAGTCCGTGGCCACTGTTCGTCGCACTCGGGCTGGCGCTCTCGGAGGTCGGGGTGTTCGTCGGCCTGTTCCCGGTCGCCGTCTTCGGCCTCATCCTCTTTGGCGGGAGTGTCGCCGGTATCCTCACCGAATCAGGCTACGTCGAGCGGCCGTGGCCGACGCTGGTCGGCGTCGGCGTGACCCTCGCAGCTATCGCGGCCGCTATCGCCGTCCTCCAGCTCCCGGCCGCAGAACTGGTCGTCTCGAACATCGGCGAGGGACCGTTGTTCACCCGACTCGTCGCCGTCGTCATCGCGGGTGGCGTGATGGCCGCGATGGGCGGCGTCGGCTCGATCATGGAACAGAGCACCGTTTGAGCGAAACCAACAGTCTATTTACCGGCCTTCGCTAATCTCCATCCAGATATGGCATTGTTCGGGTTCGAAAAGGACACCCTACTCGATCTCACGGTCAACGTCATCCCGCTGGGCATCCTCGGGTTCTTCATCGTCGCGTTCGCCGTCGTGCCGGCCTTCGGCACCGACCCGGTGTTCTCGGGACTCCAGTTCGCGCTGATGATCACGATGTTCCTCCTCCTGGCGGTACTGACCTACTACGCCGGCAAAGCCGTCGAGGACGCCGAGAAGGCCGAACAGGCCGGCGAGGAAGAGGCGTAGCTCTCGGTCTCACTTCTCACACGTCCCGGTCGTCGGTCGCTGCCCAGCGACGGCAGGCCGTTTCTCCCGTCCTCGTCCGGAGAGATATCGGTCCCCGTTGCCGCCCTGTCCCCGACATATTCGGGTAGACTTTGAAAGGAATCGTCCCTTTCATTAGCACCCAGTCCTGAGGGGCCAGTATGGCAGCAGGAGATCTAGTGCTGACGGGGATGATGGCCGTCCTCCTCGTCGGCATCGCCGCGCTCTTGACGCGCATCGAAAACTGGCGCTCGTACACGCCACTGGCCGGGGGGACAGCCACCGGCGAGGATATCAGTGTCGTTCGCCGAGAGAAACCGGCCGGCATCATCCGCTGGCTGACGACAGTCGACCACAAGGATATCGGCATCCTCTACGGGCTGTTCGCGATCATCGCCTTCGCGGTCGGTGGCATCATGGCGATGCTCATCCGGCTCCAGCTCGTGACGCCGTCGGGCGCTTTGCTGGGGGCGAGCGCCTACAACTCCATCCTGACGAGTCACGGTATCACGATGCTGTTCCTGTTCGGGACGCCGATCATCGCGGCCTTCGCGAACTACTTCATCCCGCTGTTGATCGGCGCCGACGACATGGCGTTCCCGCGGATCAACGCGATCGCGTTCTGGCTGCTTCCTCCCGCTGCCTTGCTCATCTGGGCGGGCTTCTTCCTCGCGCCGGTCACCGAGAACATGATCGAACCGGCACAGACGGCCTGGACGATGTACGCGCCGCTGTCAGTCGAGCAGACCAACCCCGGCGTGGACCTGATGTTGCTCGGTCTGCACCTTTCCGGGGTCGCGACGACGATGGGGGCGATCAACTTCATCGCGACCATCTTCACCGAGCGTGACGAGGACGTCTCCTGGGCGAACCTCGACATCTTCTCGTGGACGATCCTCACTCAGTCGGCGCTCATCCTGTTCGCGTTCCCGCTGCTGGGGAGCGCACTCATCATGCTCCTGCTCGATCGGAACCTCGCGACGACGTTCTTCGCCGTCGAGGGCGGTGGCCCGCTGCTGTGGCAACACCTCTTCTGGTTCTTCGGTCACCCCGAAGTGTACATCCTCGTCCTCCCGCCGATGGGGCTGGTGAGTCTGATCTTGCCGAAGTTCTCGGGTCGGAAACTGTTCGGGTTCAAGTTCGTCGTCTACTCCACGCTCGCCATCGGGGTCCTCTCCTTTGGCGTCTGGGCCCACCACATGTTCTCGACGGGCATGGACCCACGACTGCGGGCCTCCTTCATGGCCGTCTCGCTGGCTATCGCGATCCCCAGTGCGGTCAAGACGTTCAACTGGATCACGACGATGTGGAACGGCCGTCTGCGGCTGACGGCCCCGATGCTGTTCTGTATCGGCTTCGTCTCGAACTTCATCATCGGCGGTGTCACCGGCGTCTTCCTCGCCGCAGTGCCGGTCGACCTGATCCTCCACGACACCTACTACGTCGTCGGGCACTTCCACTACGTCGTGATGGGTGCGATCGGCTTTGCGGTCTTCGCCGGGATCTACTACTGGTTCCCGATCTTCACCGGCCGGATGTACCAGCGGACCCTCGGGAAGGCACACTTCTGGCTCTCGATGGTCGGGACCAACCTGACGTTCTTCGCGATGCTGGCGCTGGGCTATCTCGGCATGCCCCGCCGGTACGCGACCTACGAGTTCAACGGTGCCATCGCGCCGCTCGCGCAGGTCGAGACGTTCCACCTGCTGGCGACGGTCGGCGCCGTGATCCTGATGGTCGGACAGCTCATCTTCGTCTGGAACCTCGTCCAGTCCTGGCTCGAAGGGCCGCGGGTCACCGACGGCGACCCCTGGAACCTCGAACGTGACGGCATGCTCGACCGCGAGTTCCAGTGGTTCGACGACCAGCTCGACACGGCGATCATGGACGGCGGCCAGGAACAGGGCGACGTGCGGACCGACGGCGGCGAACCCGTCGACGACGCCGAAGAGTAAGCTCGGTACTGTTTTCGCGGCGATCCGGTTCGTGTTCGCGGCGCTCCGTTATCCGGCCCCGGCGACCAGGACGATCGCAGTCAGAAACATCATCACCGCGATGCCCGAGAGTACGACGAACAACAGTTCCTTCTGGGACATACCACGCCTACGGGACGGAAGTGAAAAAGGCTAATCGTCCTGGTTTCCTACACACGAGCATGACAGAGGAGCCGGCCGGCCGGTCCGGGGAACGGGTCGTCGTGTGGTTGTACGTCGCCATCGTCGCTCTGGCCGGCCTCATGGGCTTCGTCCTGGGGTCGATCCGTCCGGAGGACCTCGAACCCGAGCTGTTCGGTGTGATCGCGCTCCCGCCGACGCCGCTGGGTGTCGCCATCTACGGCGTCGTGACCATCGGGGTAGGACTGGGTGTCCTGCTGGGACTGGTCGTGTTCGTCTCCCGGCGGACGGAGACCGAGGTCCGTGACACCGGTCCGCGTCAGTAGCTTTAATTCGGCGGACAGGATAGTTGTGAGTAACGCCCTGTCGGTATGACCCTCCTACAGCTCCACGACCTGACCAAACAGTTCGACGACGTGACCGCCGTCGACGGCCTCACCCTCTCGGTCGACGACGGCGAAGTGTACGGCTTCCTCGGCCCCAACGGCGCGGGGAAATCGACGACGATCAACATGCTCCTGGGGTTCATGCGGCCAACCAGCGGGACCGTCTCCGTGTTCGATCTAGACGCACAGGAACACAGCGTCGCGATCCGTCAGGAGACCGGGACGCTGCTGGAAGGCTACGGCGTCTACGAACAGCTCACCCCCTACGAGCACCTGAACCAGGCGATACGGACCAAGGAAGCGACCGACGATCCGGAGCGGTTGCTCGACAGAGTCGAACTGGAGGTCGAGGCCCGCGACCGCGCGGCGGGCGACCTCTCGAAGGGACTCCGTCAGCGCCTGGCGCTGGCGATGGCACTCGTCGGCGACCCACGGCTGCTCGTGCTGGACGAACCGACGACCGGGCTGGACCCCAACGGCGCCCGGATGTTGCGCCGGGTCGTCCGCGAGGAGGCCGACCGCGGCGCGACGGTGCTGTTCTCCAGTCACATCATGGCACAGGTCGAGGCCGTCGCCGACCGCGTCGGGATCCTCCAGCACGGTCGGCTCGTCCAGGAAGGTCCCGTCTCGCAGCTCCGGCAGGAACTCGACGCCGACACGACGCTGAGCATCTACGTCGAGGCGACTCCCGAGGAGTTGGTCGGCGATCTCCGGACGATCGACGGCGTCTCGGCGGTGACTGCCGGCGAGGGTGAACTGACCGTCACCTGCAGCGGCGGCCAGACGAAGGTCTCGGTGCTCGACCGCGTGGCCCGTGGCGGCGTCGGGTTCGACGACTTCGCCGTCAGGGAGCCCTCCCTGGGAGACGTCTTCTCGGCGGCCACGGAGGGGTCGGCGTGACCTGGCGCGACGTGGCCCGCGGGGACCTGTTGCACCTGCGGCGCTCGAAGATGGGCTGGACCGTCGCCGGACTCATGCTACTCTCGACCGTCGGCGTCGCCGTGACGGCGTTTCTCATGACGCTGGGTGGGGGCTCGATCCCCGAGGTGCGGGTCGTCCTGCTGTTCATCGCGGCGATCCAGGTCGTCTTGCTCCCGCTGGTGGCGCTGGTCGGGAGCTACGGTGCCATCGTCACCGAGCGCAAGACCGGGAGCGTCCGGTTCCTGTTGGGACTGCCCAACTCCCGGTTCGACGCCTACCTCGGGAAACTGGTCAGTCGGACGCTACTGGTCGCAGCGCCCTTCACGATCTGTCTGGCCGCCGCGTGGCTGTTCTCGGTCGCCGTCTTCGACGGCCTCGAACTCGTCGGGTTTCTCGCCGTGTTGGGCTGGTCGCTGGTCTACACCGTCATCGCCGTCGGGATCGGGCTGACGATCTCGGCGAGTGTCAAGACCGAGACCCGGGCCGTCGCCGGTATCGCCGCGAGCATGCTGCTGTTCGGAATCCTCTGGCCGCTGGCACAGCACTTCGCGCTGATCGTCCACCCGACCGAGTTCCTGGAGTACCCCCGGCCGCCCAAACCCTCGTGGTACTACGCGATCGGGCAGTTGAACCCCGGGGTGGCCTACACACGGCTCGTGTTCGGGACGTTCGGGGAAGGGACGGTCATCCCGCTCGCGGCTCCGAACGAGCCGCTCGGGTACGCGACGACGACAGCGCTGTTCGCGGTGCTGGCTCTGGTGGGATGGTTTGTCGTCGCCCCCTGGCTGGGCTACTCGCTGTTCCGATCGGTCGACCTGCCCTGATCACTCCTCTTGGAGCCGGTGGGTCGTCTCGACGAGCGGGTGATGGGCGTAGTCGACCACGTCGATGTCGTCGATCCGCTCCAGTCCGGACTCGGCGGCCGTCTCCGCCATCCCCAGCGAGACTGGCTCATCGAGGACGATGACGTAGGCGTCCATCTCCTCGATACCGGCCCGCTGGGCGGCCTTCACACGGTGGTGTCCGTCCGCCAGCAGGAGTTGGCCGTGGTTGTCGATGACGACCAGTGGTTCCGCCAGCCCGCGTTCCAGTTCGTACTTCCTACCTTCGAGTTCGTCGGCGTACACCGTCGTCTGTGTGGGAGTCAGATCGGCGAGGGAAACCTCGCGGCGTTCCTCGTGGGCGTCGACGCCGTGGATTCGTTCGAGGGTCTGTGTGAGGTTGTCGACCTTGTCGGGAGTCGCCCGCTCGATCTGTGAGCGGACCACGTCGGCGTTCGAGATGATCCCGACCAGGTGGCCGGCGTCGTCGACGACGGGGAGTTTCTGGAGTCCCGACCGGAGGATCACGCGCGCCGCGTCCTGGATCGCCATGTCCGGGTGTGCGACGACGATGTCCTCGCTCATCACGCGGAACATCGGCTCGTACTCCTCGGCGAGCAGGAGGTCCCTGGCGCTGACGAACCCCTCGACGTGGCGACCGTCGGTGACCGGGAACCCGCTGAACCCGTCGCTCTCGGCGATCCGGCGGGAGACAGTCTCGACGGTATCGTCTAACTCGACCGTCGAGACGTCACGTGTCATGTACTCCCGGACGGTGGGCTTACCGGAGTTTCCCATTCACCGGACGCTAGCCACGCGTGGACTAAAACTCTCGCCTACGTGGAGTCGGTCCCGGACGTCGCGTCCACGTCGTCACCGGTCGGGTCATCACCCTCCGACGATTCGACGAGCGGGCCGACGAGCGCCTCCGGGCCGTACGCCGAATCGCCGTAGACCGTCCCGAGCAACCGATGCGAGCGGGACTCGATGGCATCGAGGAAACGATCGGTGACGACCGAGGTGACGATGTCGTGGAGCGATTCCTCGCGGTCGTCGATCGAATCCAACACGCCCAACGCGATCTGTGCGCCGGCCATGTCCGCGTGGCCGCCGGCCGAGCCGATCTGGCCGAACGCGTCCCGGAGCACTTCCCCGAGATCGATGTCGGTTCCCCGAGCGCGTGCGGAGGCGTAGATGGTGCCATCGAGGACGCCGTAAACGAGTGTCGCGTGGACGTCCTCCATATCCAGTAGCCGATCGGCAGCCTGGGCCAACGCGTCCCGGTCGGAGAGTTTACCCACACAGCTTAACAGGACCGACCCCTCCATCGTCCGGTTGCTGATCGCGCGGGCGATCACCGAGAACGTCTCGGCGCTGATGCTGGGGTCCTCGATCCGCTGCAGGAGATCCATGTCGGTTCGCGAAACGAGATGTGCCGCCGCCTCGAAATCCGCAGCAGAGACTTCCCGCTGGAAATCCTTGGTATCGACCCGGATTCCGAACAGAAGCCCCGTCGCGACTGCTTCCGGAATGTCGACGCCGAACTGCCGGAGATAGTCCACGAGGAGGGTACTGGTCGCGCCGACTCCACTCCGGAGGTCGACGAACCGGGCTTCCACGGGGGCTCGCGGTGGATGGTGGTCGATCACGATGTCGATATCTAGGTCCGACGGAAGCTGATCGTTGACGCCGGGTCGGGAGTGATCGACCAGTGCGAAGCCCTCGAAGGCGTCGAGGGCGGCCGGCTCGTCGGGATCGAGTTCGACGAGATCGTAGTCGAGTAAGTTGACGAACGCGCGGTTCTCTTGGTGGGAGATCGATCCGTAGTAGCACAACGTGGTCTCACAGCCCGCCCGCTCGGCGAGCAGCCCCAGCGCGACGGCGCTGGCGATCGCGTCCGGGTCCGGATTGTCGTGGGTGACGATCGCCATCGTCTCCAGGTCACGCAGGACACGCTGGAGCTGTCGGACCCGCGAACTCTCGCCGCCGACGACCTGTGTGAGCCGATCGGTGATCGCGGCGGCCGGATCGACGACCCGATCTGCGACCGACGAGAGTTCGCGTAGCTGTGCCGCTGTGGGATCGGCTCCCGCGTACGCCAGTACGAACGCGGCCGGGAACCGCTCGACTGCTGCGATCGTCGCCGCGAGGTTCCGAGCCGGATCGTCGCTGGTAACTGCGACGGTATCGGGATCGATGTCCAGTCCGTCCAGCATCGACCGATCGGTCGGGTCCTGGATCTCGACTGCGATCCCGTCCTCCCGGAGTGCCGACGCCTGGTGGTCGTTGTCGGTAACGACAACTAACTCGTCACTGTCGGATCGAATCTCCGCGAGAAGCGGGAGACCGATCGACCCGGAGCCCAACACCAGCCGAGAACGCATAGCAGTCTGTCGGCACCGGAGCGTCTAAAAACCCGCTATGTCGATCACTTCAACCGTTCCTGGAGGAACGAGGGGTGTGCGGCCGTGACACCGTCGATACTGAGAATCTCGTCCTCGATAGCGGCAGCCAGCGAGTCCCCGTCGCTCGCGCGGAGTTCCGCCATCAGCATGTGGTCCCCGCTTGAGGTGTAGAGCTCCTCCAAGCCGGGGATCTCTTTGAGTTGCCGAGTCGCCTCGACGTAGCAGTCGCTGGCGACGTCGATCCCGACCATCGCGATCGACTGCCCGGCGAGTTTCTTCGGGTCGATGTCCGCCGAATAGCCGACGATGACACCCTCTTCTTCGAGTTTCTTGATATACTTTCGCACAGTGGGCTTCGAGACGTCTGCCCGTTGTGCGATCTCGGCGTAGGAGGCCTGTGCGTCGTCCTCCAGAACCGAGAGGATTCGACGCTCCGTAGACTCAGCGCTCATAGATGATTGTTTCGGGTGCATAAAAAAATATCTTCCGAACCACAAACCCGAGTTAGGCCCTGTCGGCGTTGTCGGGAGCTTACTTGTGATGCTGGAGCAGCTTGTCGTAGGTCCGCTCCCACTCGGCGTCTTCGTCGAAGTACCGCTCGGCCAGCGGTTCGTCGGGCATCTCGCCGATCTGGCGCTTCTCCTCGCCGTAGGAGGGACGGGCGTCCTCGACGTACATACGACCGGTGAGCACCTCACCCTCGTAGAGCTTCTCCTCGGTCTGTCGCATCATCTCGGCCGCCTCTTTGCGGTCCGAGACGTCGAAGTCGTAGTCGTCGGACTGCTGGACGTCCGTGTACGGGACGTAGTGTTTCGCGTCCTTGTTCCAGGTCGGACACTGGGTCAGGAAGTCGATGTGCGCGAAGCCGTCGTGCTCGATCGCTTCGGCGATGATCTCCTTCGCCTGGTTGGGGTTGACCGCCGCGGTCCGGGCGACGTAGGTCGCGCCCGCGTTGAGCGACTGGCTCAGCGGACGGATCGGCGACTTCGCCGAGCCGTGAGGTTGCGTCTTGGACTTGTGGCCCTTCGGCGAGGTCGGCGACGTCTGGCCCTTGGTGAGCCCGAAGATCTCGTTGTTGAACACGATGTAGGTCATGTCGTGGTTCTCACGAGCCGTGTGGATCAGATGGTTCCCACCGATCCCGTAGCCGTCGCCGTCGCCGCCGGCGGCGATGACTTCCAGTTCGGGGTTGGCCAGCTTCGCGGCCCGGGCGACGGGCAGCGAGCGGCCGTGGATGGTGTGGAAGCCGTAGCTGTTGAAGTAGCTGTTGAGCTTGCCGGAACAGCCGATCCCGGTAAACAGCGCGACTTCGTCGGGGTTGCGCCCGACTTCCGGCATGGCCTGTTTCAGCGCCTTGAGGACGCCGAAGTCACCACAGCCGGGACACCAGGTCGCCTGGGGTTCGATCCCGGGTGTGAACTCGTCTCGGTCGATCTCGCGGTCGTCGCCGATTGCACTGAATGCACTCATGGTTAGTCACCTGCTGCGGGGAGGAATTTCATGTTGGAAGCGGCGAGGTCCTCGCCGTTGATACTGGATTCGAACCCGTCGACGATCTCGGCGGGTTCGAAGGGGTTGCCGTTGTACTTCAGGAGGCTCGACAGCTTGTCGCCGTACTTGCCGATCTCCTTCTGGGTCAGCCCGCGGAACTGGGCCGTCGCGTTCATCTCGACGACCAGTGCCTCGTCGACGGAGTCGAGCCACTCGCTGACGGCTTCGACGGGGTAGGGCATCATATCCGAGACGCCCAGGGCTTTGACGCTATGCCCGTTCTCGTTGAGCCGGTCGACGGCCTCGAAGACGGTGTCCTGCTGGCTCCCCCAGACGAGGATACCGTAGTCGGCGTCTTCCGGGCCGTAGTAGGTCTGGTGGCTCGCGTTCTCGTCTAAGTCCGCACGGATGTCGTCGAGCTTGCCGAGCCGACGGTTCATCTGTGCGATGCGGTTCTGTGGGTCCTCGCTGATGTGTCCCGAAGGGTTGTGCTCGTTCCCGGTCGCGAGGTAGCGACCGTCCTTCTGGCCGGGCACCGACCGCGGGCTGACGTTCGAGCCGTCCTCCGGTTCGTGGAGGAACCGCTGGAACTTGCCCGAGGAGTGGTGGGCCGCGTCCTGGATCTCGTCTTCGGTCAGCACCGAACCGGGGTCGGCGTTTGGCTCCTCGTCGAAGTGGCTGGCCGGCAGGTTCCGGAGTTCGCCCTGGATCTTCTGGTCGTAGACGACGATCGCCGGGATCTGGTACTCGTAGGCGATCCGGAAGGCGGCCCGGGTCTGGGTGTAACACTCGCGGATGTTCGCCGGAGCGAAGACGACGCGGGCCGAGTCCCCCTGTGAGGTGTACAGGACGTGTTCGAGGTCGGCCTGCTCGGGTTTGGTCGGCATCCCGGTCGACGGGCCGGCACGCATCGCTTCGACCAGCACGAGCGGCGTCTCGGTCATCTCGGCCAGACCGAGCGGTTCGGACATCAGCGCGAAGCCACCGCCGGAGGAACCGGACATGGCCTTCACTCCGGCGTGGGACGCCCCCAGCGCCAGCGCCGCCGCGGCGATCTCGTCCTCGACCTGCTCGGAGATCCCGCCGAACTCCGGCAGGTGTTGGGACATGATCGTGAAGACGTCGGTCCAAGGCGTCATCGGATACCCGGAGATGAACCGACAACCCTCGTCGAGCGCACCGTAGGAGATCGCGTTCGACCCCGAGAGGATGACCTGCTCTTCCTCGTGGGAACTCTCTGGGACCTCGATGTCGTGGTCGATGTCGAGTTCGGCGGCCGCGTCGTAAGCGTCCTGCAGGACGTTGAGGTTTGCCTCCTGCATGTCCCCGGACATGTTCTGCTTGATCAGTTCCTCGAACTCCTCGGTCCCGATGTCGAGGATAGCAGCGGTCGCACCGATCCCGGCGGTGTTGCGCATGATCTCGCGGCCGTGTTCCTTGGCGATACCACGCAGGTCCATCGGAACGACGTGCCAGCCGTTCTCCTCGGCGGCGGCTTCGAGATCCGTCTCGTCGACGTCTTCCTGATCGAGCAGGCCCTCGTCGTACAGCAGAACGCCGCCCTCACGGAGGTCGTCGAAGTTCTCGTACAGCGGTTTCAGCTCTTCTTTACCGTAGTAGGCTTCTTCCTGTGGGTTCCGTGCGAACGAGTCCCCCAGCGCGAGCAGGAAGTTGTAGCCGTCACCGCGTGACTGTACCGGTTCGTCTTTCGCCCGTACCTCTACGTAGGTGTGGCCGCCCCGGATGCGCGACGGGTAGTGGCGATGTGTGAACACGTGAAGTCCCGATCGCATCAGGGCCTTCGCGAAGTTCTGGCTCGTCGAGTCGATCCCGTCACCGGAACCACCTGCGATTCGCCAGATTAATTCGTTATCTGTCATAGTGAAATCCTCGGCCCCAGCAGTGGTGCCGTACTGTGGCAAATGGGGGGCCGTGACTAAAGATTTTTCACTGTATTAATCCATATA
Above is a window of Haloarcula halophila DNA encoding:
- a CDS encoding DUF7541 family protein; translated protein: MDEEPGLSDQYPTASPWPLFVALGLALSEVGVFVGLFPVAVFGLILFGGSVAGILTESGYVERPWPTLVGVGVTLAAIAAAIAVLQLPAAELVVSNIGEGPLFTRLVAVVIAGGVMAAMGGVGSIMEQSTV
- a CDS encoding DUF6684 family protein encodes the protein MALFGFEKDTLLDLTVNVIPLGILGFFIVAFAVVPAFGTDPVFSGLQFALMITMFLLLAVLTYYAGKAVEDAEKAEQAGEEEA
- the ctaD gene encoding cytochrome c oxidase subunit I encodes the protein MAAGDLVLTGMMAVLLVGIAALLTRIENWRSYTPLAGGTATGEDISVVRREKPAGIIRWLTTVDHKDIGILYGLFAIIAFAVGGIMAMLIRLQLVTPSGALLGASAYNSILTSHGITMLFLFGTPIIAAFANYFIPLLIGADDMAFPRINAIAFWLLPPAALLIWAGFFLAPVTENMIEPAQTAWTMYAPLSVEQTNPGVDLMLLGLHLSGVATTMGAINFIATIFTERDEDVSWANLDIFSWTILTQSALILFAFPLLGSALIMLLLDRNLATTFFAVEGGGPLLWQHLFWFFGHPEVYILVLPPMGLVSLILPKFSGRKLFGFKFVVYSTLAIGVLSFGVWAHHMFSTGMDPRLRASFMAVSLAIAIPSAVKTFNWITTMWNGRLRLTAPMLFCIGFVSNFIIGGVTGVFLAAVPVDLILHDTYYVVGHFHYVVMGAIGFAVFAGIYYWFPIFTGRMYQRTLGKAHFWLSMVGTNLTFFAMLALGYLGMPRRYATYEFNGAIAPLAQVETFHLLATVGAVILMVGQLIFVWNLVQSWLEGPRVTDGDPWNLERDGMLDREFQWFDDQLDTAIMDGGQEQGDVRTDGGEPVDDAEE
- a CDS encoding DUF7520 family protein, with translation MTEEPAGRSGERVVVWLYVAIVALAGLMGFVLGSIRPEDLEPELFGVIALPPTPLGVAIYGVVTIGVGLGVLLGLVVFVSRRTETEVRDTGPRQ
- a CDS encoding ABC transporter ATP-binding protein, with protein sequence MTLLQLHDLTKQFDDVTAVDGLTLSVDDGEVYGFLGPNGAGKSTTINMLLGFMRPTSGTVSVFDLDAQEHSVAIRQETGTLLEGYGVYEQLTPYEHLNQAIRTKEATDDPERLLDRVELEVEARDRAAGDLSKGLRQRLALAMALVGDPRLLVLDEPTTGLDPNGARMLRRVVREEADRGATVLFSSHIMAQVEAVADRVGILQHGRLVQEGPVSQLRQELDADTTLSIYVEATPEELVGDLRTIDGVSAVTAGEGELTVTCSGGQTKVSVLDRVARGGVGFDDFAVREPSLGDVFSAATEGSA
- a CDS encoding ABC transporter permease subunit, whose product is MTWRDVARGDLLHLRRSKMGWTVAGLMLLSTVGVAVTAFLMTLGGGSIPEVRVVLLFIAAIQVVLLPLVALVGSYGAIVTERKTGSVRFLLGLPNSRFDAYLGKLVSRTLLVAAPFTICLAAAWLFSVAVFDGLELVGFLAVLGWSLVYTVIAVGIGLTISASVKTETRAVAGIAASMLLFGILWPLAQHFALIVHPTEFLEYPRPPKPSWYYAIGQLNPGVAYTRLVFGTFGEGTVIPLAAPNEPLGYATTTALFAVLALVGWFVVAPWLGYSLFRSVDLP
- a CDS encoding CBS pair associated ParBc domain-containing protein, which encodes MGNSGKPTVREYMTRDVSTVELDDTVETVSRRIAESDGFSGFPVTDGRHVEGFVSARDLLLAEEYEPMFRVMSEDIVVAHPDMAIQDAARVILRSGLQKLPVVDDAGHLVGIISNADVVRSQIERATPDKVDNLTQTLERIHGVDAHEERREVSLADLTPTQTTVYADELEGRKYELERGLAEPLVVIDNHGQLLLADGHHRVKAAQRAGIEEMDAYVIVLDEPVSLGMAETAAESGLERIDDIDVVDYAHHPLVETTHRLQEE
- a CDS encoding DHH family phosphoesterase — its product is MRSRLVLGSGSIGLPLLAEIRSDSDELVVVTDNDHQASALREDGIAVEIQDPTDRSMLDGLDIDPDTVAVTSDDPARNLAATIAAVERFPAAFVLAYAGADPTAAQLRELSSVADRVVDPAAAITDRLTQVVGGESSRVRQLQRVLRDLETMAIVTHDNPDPDAIASAVALGLLAERAGCETTLCYYGSISHQENRAFVNLLDYDLVELDPDEPAALDAFEGFALVDHSRPGVNDQLPSDLDIDIVIDHHPPRAPVEARFVDLRSGVGATSTLLVDYLRQFGVDIPEAVATGLLFGIRVDTKDFQREVSAADFEAAAHLVSRTDMDLLQRIEDPSISAETFSVIARAISNRTMEGSVLLSCVGKLSDRDALAQAADRLLDMEDVHATLVYGVLDGTIYASARARGTDIDLGEVLRDAFGQIGSAGGHADMAGAQIALGVLDSIDDREESLHDIVTSVVTDRFLDAIESRSHRLLGTVYGDSAYGPEALVGPLVESSEGDDPTGDDVDATSGTDST
- the lrpA1 gene encoding HTH-type transcriptional regulator LrpA1, whose protein sequence is MSAESTERRILSVLEDDAQASYAEIAQRADVSKPTVRKYIKKLEEEGVIVGYSADIDPKKLAGQSIAMVGIDVASDCYVEATRQLKEIPGLEELYTSSGDHMLMAELRASDGDSLAAAIEDEILSIDGVTAAHPSFLQERLK
- a CDS encoding thiamine pyrophosphate-dependent enzyme: MSAFSAIGDDREIDRDEFTPGIEPQATWCPGCGDFGVLKALKQAMPEVGRNPDEVALFTGIGCSGKLNSYFNSYGFHTIHGRSLPVARAAKLANPELEVIAAGGDGDGYGIGGNHLIHTARENHDMTYIVFNNEIFGLTKGQTSPTSPKGHKSKTQPHGSAKSPIRPLSQSLNAGATYVARTAAVNPNQAKEIIAEAIEHDGFAHIDFLTQCPTWNKDAKHYVPYTDVQQSDDYDFDVSDRKEAAEMMRQTEEKLYEGEVLTGRMYVEDARPSYGEEKRQIGEMPDEPLAERYFDEDAEWERTYDKLLQHHK
- a CDS encoding 2-oxoacid:acceptor oxidoreductase subunit alpha, which gives rise to MTDNELIWRIAGGSGDGIDSTSQNFAKALMRSGLHVFTHRHYPSRIRGGHTYVEVRAKDEPVQSRGDGYNFLLALGDSFARNPQEEAYYGKEELKPLYENFDDLREGGVLLYDEGLLDQEDVDETDLEAAAEENGWHVVPMDLRGIAKEHGREIMRNTAGIGATAAILDIGTEEFEELIKQNMSGDMQEANLNVLQDAYDAAAELDIDHDIEVPESSHEEEQVILSGSNAISYGALDEGCRFISGYPMTPWTDVFTIMSQHLPEFGGISEQVEDEIAAAALALGASHAGVKAMSGSSGGGFALMSEPLGLAEMTETPLVLVEAMRAGPSTGMPTKPEQADLEHVLYTSQGDSARVVFAPANIRECYTQTRAAFRIAYEYQIPAIVVYDQKIQGELRNLPASHFDEEPNADPGSVLTEDEIQDAAHHSSGKFQRFLHEPEDGSNVSPRSVPGQKDGRYLATGNEHNPSGHISEDPQNRIAQMNRRLGKLDDIRADLDENASHQTYYGPEDADYGILVWGSQQDTVFEAVDRLNENGHSVKALGVSDMMPYPVEAVSEWLDSVDEALVVEMNATAQFRGLTQKEIGKYGDKLSSLLKYNGNPFEPAEIVDGFESSINGEDLAASNMKFLPAAGD